In one Nocardia tengchongensis genomic region, the following are encoded:
- a CDS encoding dihydrofolate reductase family protein → MPKLRVHNFAVSLDGFAAGPDQGPDAPLGLGGGRLHDWVFRTRYGRTMIGEPGGDAGPDDDILAAGDHNIGATIMGRNMFGPVRGDWPDDSWTGWWGDTPPYHHDTFVMTHYARPALPMKGGTTFHFVCDTPEAVLARAYEAAQGQDVRLGGGAATIRQFLAAGLIDDLHLAIVPTLLGSGERLFDNLGSLPGYRVTDMLSTKSVTHVWLTKH, encoded by the coding sequence ATGCCGAAGCTCCGCGTCCACAACTTCGCCGTCTCCCTCGACGGCTTCGCCGCCGGACCCGATCAGGGCCCCGACGCCCCGTTGGGTCTGGGCGGAGGACGCCTCCACGACTGGGTTTTCCGCACTCGCTACGGCCGCACCATGATCGGCGAGCCCGGCGGCGATGCCGGTCCCGACGACGACATCCTCGCCGCGGGCGATCACAACATCGGCGCCACCATCATGGGCCGCAACATGTTCGGCCCGGTCCGCGGCGACTGGCCCGACGATTCGTGGACCGGCTGGTGGGGTGACACCCCGCCCTACCACCACGACACCTTCGTGATGACCCATTACGCCCGCCCCGCGCTCCCCATGAAGGGCGGCACCACTTTTCACTTCGTCTGCGACACCCCGGAAGCGGTCCTCGCCCGGGCCTACGAAGCGGCACAGGGGCAGGATGTCCGCCTCGGCGGCGGGGCCGCCACCATCCGCCAGTTCCTCGCCGCGGGGTTGATCGACGACTTGCACCTGGCCATCGTCCCGACGCTGCTCGGCTCCGGTGAGCGCCTCTTCGACAACCTCGGCAGCCTCCCCGGCTATCGCGTCACGGACATGCTCAGCACCAAGTCCGTCACCCACGTCTGGCTCACCAAGCACTAG
- a CDS encoding alpha/beta fold hydrolase, translating into MTDHVLALPDVDLAYDLRGPAPAESSHRPLLMIGQPMTAEGFAALASYFPERTVITYDPRGLGRSVRKDGRSDNSPIVQAEDVHALISALNLGPVDLFASSGGAVTALALVTAHPGDVATLVAHEPPILSVLPDADAAARGQAQVRDAYQAKGSFAGMAAFIAYTSWQGEFTDAFFAQPPADPAMFGMPTEDDGTRDDPLLSDLSWAITGYTPDIDALRAAPTRVVIGVGAESAGVLTGRTAEATAALLDSTAVVFPSHHGGFTGPDSGYPGQPEPFAHRLRQLLDEDRV; encoded by the coding sequence ATGACCGACCACGTTCTAGCTTTGCCCGACGTCGACCTCGCCTACGACCTGCGGGGACCCGCGCCGGCCGAGAGCTCGCACCGGCCGCTGCTGATGATCGGCCAGCCCATGACCGCCGAGGGTTTCGCGGCATTGGCGTCGTATTTCCCGGAACGCACTGTGATCACCTACGACCCGCGTGGTCTCGGGCGCAGTGTCCGCAAAGACGGGCGCAGCGACAATTCCCCGATTGTCCAGGCCGAGGACGTGCACGCGCTGATCTCCGCGCTGAACCTCGGCCCGGTGGATCTGTTCGCCAGCAGCGGCGGCGCGGTCACCGCGCTAGCGCTGGTCACCGCCCACCCCGGCGATGTCGCCACCCTCGTGGCCCACGAACCCCCGATCCTCTCGGTCCTCCCGGACGCAGACGCCGCGGCCCGCGGCCAGGCCCAGGTTCGTGACGCCTACCAGGCCAAGGGCTCGTTCGCGGGCATGGCCGCCTTCATCGCGTACACCTCCTGGCAGGGCGAGTTCACCGACGCCTTCTTCGCGCAGCCGCCGGCCGATCCGGCCATGTTCGGCATGCCCACCGAGGACGACGGCACCCGCGACGACCCGCTGCTCTCCGACCTCTCCTGGGCCATCACCGGGTACACGCCCGACATCGACGCGCTCCGGGCCGCACCGACCCGCGTCGTCATCGGTGTCGGTGCGGAATCCGCCGGGGTCCTCACCGGGCGCACCGCGGAAGCGACCGCGGCGCTGCTCGATTCGACTGCCGTCGTGTTCCCCAGCCACCACGGCGGTTTCACCGGTCCCGACTCCGGCTACCCCGGCCAGCCGGAACCCTTCGCGCACCGCCTCCGTCAGCTCCTCGACGAAGACCGGGTATGA
- a CDS encoding heme o synthase — protein sequence MGIGQQPGGAHGSSGAVLADRVTGSGPLAAATRRVLAYIALTKPRVIELLLVATIPTMLLASRGEVEIRLILVTLFGGWMGAASANTLNCVADADIDKVMKRTSKRPLAREAVPTRNAFVFGVTLGLASFAWLWWQANLLSGALVVATILFYVFVYTLGLKRRTSQNVVWGGAAGCMPALVGWSAATGTIGWPSIVLFLVIFFWTPPHTWALAMRYKEDYKAAGVPMLPVVATEQVVTKQIVIYTWLTVLATFALVPAAGVIYAATALVAGAWFLLMAHQLYSGVRKGESVKPLRLFLQSNNYLAVVFCGLAVDSVLGLNTLGHTLFG from the coding sequence GTGGGGATTGGGCAACAGCCGGGTGGCGCTCACGGCTCCTCCGGGGCGGTGCTCGCCGACCGTGTCACGGGCAGTGGCCCGTTGGCGGCGGCGACCAGGCGGGTCCTCGCCTACATCGCGCTCACCAAGCCCCGGGTCATCGAATTGCTGCTCGTCGCAACGATTCCCACCATGCTGCTGGCCAGCCGCGGCGAGGTCGAGATCCGGCTCATCCTGGTCACCCTGTTCGGTGGCTGGATGGGTGCGGCCAGCGCCAACACCCTCAACTGTGTCGCCGACGCCGACATCGACAAGGTGATGAAGCGGACCTCCAAGCGTCCGCTCGCCCGCGAGGCCGTGCCCACCCGCAACGCCTTCGTCTTCGGCGTCACCCTCGGACTGGCGTCCTTCGCGTGGCTGTGGTGGCAGGCCAATCTGCTCTCCGGCGCGCTGGTCGTGGCGACCATCCTGTTCTACGTCTTCGTCTACACCCTCGGCCTCAAGCGCCGCACCTCCCAGAACGTGGTGTGGGGCGGCGCGGCCGGCTGCATGCCCGCCCTGGTCGGCTGGTCCGCGGCCACCGGCACCATCGGCTGGCCCTCGATCGTGCTGTTCCTGGTCATCTTCTTCTGGACGCCGCCGCACACCTGGGCACTGGCGATGCGCTACAAGGAGGACTACAAGGCCGCGGGCGTCCCGATGCTCCCGGTCGTGGCCACCGAGCAGGTCGTCACCAAGCAGATCGTCATCTACACCTGGCTGACCGTCCTGGCGACCTTCGCCCTGGTCCCCGCCGCCGGTGTGATCTACGCCGCCACCGCCCTCGTCGCCGGCGCCTGGTTCCTGCTCATGGCCCACCAGCTGTACTCCGGCGTCCGCAAGGGCGAATCGGTCAAGCCGCTGCGCCTGTTCCTGCAGTCCAACAACTACCTCGCCGTCGTCTTCTGCGGCCTGGCGGTCGACTCGGTCCTCGGCTTGAACACCCTCGGGCACACCCTCTTCGGCTGA
- the tal gene encoding transaldolase, whose product MTQNTNTAALSAAGVSVWLDDLSRDRIKSGNLQGLIDSRNVVGVTTNPTIFQGALSSGHAYDEQVDELAARGADVDSAIRTITTDDVRAACDIFADVFAASKGVDGRVSIEVDPRLAFDTDGTVAQAIELWKIVDRPNLLIKIPATEAGLPAITRVISEGISVNVTLIFSVQRYIAVMGAYLDGLRNANTAGHDLAKIHSVASFFVSRVDSEIDKRLEAIGTDAALALRGKAGIANARLAYAAYRDVFDGGAHTDVYAKLSSAGGNKQRALWASTGVKNPEYPDTMYITQLVGPDTVNTLPEKTLEAFADHGVLEGNRLDGLAADAQQVFDQLVAAGIDLDEVFGVLETEGVDKFVTSWQDLLVATTEKLQVAGGN is encoded by the coding sequence ATGACCCAGAACACGAACACCGCGGCCTTGTCGGCCGCCGGGGTTTCGGTGTGGCTGGACGATCTGTCGCGTGACCGCATCAAGTCCGGAAACCTCCAGGGCCTGATCGACTCCCGCAATGTCGTCGGCGTCACCACCAACCCGACCATCTTCCAGGGCGCGTTGTCCTCGGGCCACGCCTACGACGAGCAGGTCGACGAGCTCGCCGCGCGCGGCGCGGACGTCGACTCGGCCATCCGCACCATCACCACCGATGACGTGCGCGCGGCCTGCGACATCTTCGCCGACGTCTTCGCCGCCTCGAAGGGCGTCGACGGCCGGGTCTCCATCGAGGTCGACCCGCGCCTGGCCTTCGACACCGACGGCACGGTGGCCCAGGCCATCGAGCTGTGGAAGATCGTGGACCGCCCCAACCTGCTGATCAAGATCCCGGCGACCGAGGCGGGCCTGCCCGCCATCACCCGGGTGATCTCCGAGGGCATCAGCGTGAACGTGACGCTGATCTTCTCGGTGCAGCGCTACATCGCGGTGATGGGCGCCTACCTCGACGGTCTGCGCAACGCCAACACCGCCGGGCACGACCTCGCCAAGATCCATTCCGTCGCTTCGTTCTTCGTGTCCCGCGTGGACTCCGAGATCGACAAGCGGCTCGAGGCCATCGGCACCGACGCGGCGCTCGCGCTGCGCGGCAAGGCCGGAATCGCCAACGCGCGCTTGGCCTATGCCGCCTACCGCGACGTGTTCGACGGCGGCGCCCACACCGACGTCTACGCCAAGCTGTCCTCGGCGGGCGGCAACAAGCAGCGCGCGCTGTGGGCCTCGACCGGTGTGAAGAACCCGGAATACCCCGACACCATGTACATCACGCAGCTGGTGGGCCCGGACACGGTCAACACGCTGCCGGAGAAGACCCTCGAGGCCTTCGCCGATCACGGTGTGCTGGAAGGCAATCGCCTCGACGGCCTGGCCGCCGACGCGCAGCAGGTGTTCGACCAGCTGGTCGCTGCCGGGATCGACCTCGACGAGGTCTTCGGGGTGCTCGAGACCGAGGGCGTCGACAAGTTCGTCACCTCCTGGCAGGACCTGCTCGTCGCCACCACCGAAAAGCTGCAGGTCGCAGGGGGCAACTGA